In the genome of Raphanus sativus cultivar WK10039 chromosome 4, ASM80110v3, whole genome shotgun sequence, one region contains:
- the LOC108855215 gene encoding F-box protein MAX2, with translation MASTTLCDLPDVILSTISSLVTDSRARNSLSLVSHKFLALERSTRSHLTLRGNARDLHLLPGCFRSISHLDLSLLSPWGHSLLTSLPVDHHHLLALRLHICFPSITTLAVYSRSPTSLELLLPQWPRIRHVKLIRWHQRPSQIPLGGDFVPIFEHCGLLESLDLSAFYHWTEDLPPVLHRYADVAARLTRLDILTASFTEGYKSSEIVDITKACPNLRDFRVACTFDPRYFEFVGDETLSAVSTNCPKLTLLHMVDTASLASPRTVPGSEVGDAAVTAATLMEVFTALPHLEELVLDVGKNVKLSGVALEALNTKCKKLRALKLGQFQGVCSAVEWGKFDGVALCGGLLSLSVKNSVDLGDMGLITIGKGCCKLSKFEIQGCENVTVNGLRTMVTLLRKTLTDVRISCCKNLDATASIKAVEPICDRIKKLHIDCVWSGSEEEGGERVETSETNDDDDDDDDDGDDYERSQKRCKYSSEDVNGFCSEDRVWEKLEYLSLWISVGEFLTPLPLTGLDDCPNLEEIRIKIEGDCRGRRRPSEPELGLSCLALYPKLSKMQLDCGDTIGFALTAPPMQMDLSLWERFFLTGIGNLSLSELDYWPPQDRDVNQRSLSLPGAGLLQECLTLRKLFIHGTAHEHFMNFLLRIPNLRDVQLREDYYPAPENDMSTEMRVGSCSRFEDQLNSRIIID, from the exons ATGGCTTCCACAACTCTCTGCGACCTCCCTGACGTCATCTTATCCACCATCTCCTCCCTCGTCACCGACTCGCGAGCCCGCAACTCCCTCTCCCTCGTCTCCCACAAGTTCCTCGCCCTCGAGAGATCCACCCGCTCCCACCTCACTCTCCGCGGCAACGCGCGTGACCTCCACCTCCTCCCCGGCTGTTTCCGTTCCATCTCCCACCTCgacctctctctcctctccccGTGGGGCCACTCTCTCCTCACCTCTCTCCCCGTCGATCACCACCACCTCCTCGCTCTCCGCCTCCACATCTGCTTCCCTTCCATCACCACCCTCGCCGTCTACTCCCGCTCCCCGACCTCCCTCGAGCTTCTCCTCCCTCAGTGGCCGAGGATCCGCCACGTCAAGCTCATCCGATGGCACCAGAGACCCTCTCAGATCCCTCTCGGCGGCGACTTCGTCCCCATCTTCGAGCACTGTGGTCTCCTCGAGTCTTTGGATCTCTCCGCCTTCTACCACTGGACGGAAGACTTGCCTCCCGTTCTACACCGCTATGCTGACGTGGCGGCGAGGCTCACTCGCTTGGATATATTAACGGCTTCTTTCACGGAGGGATACAAGTCTAGCGAGATCGTTGATATCACTAAAGCTTGTCCTAATCTCAGAGACTTCCGTGTGGCGTGCACGTTTGATCCGAGATACTTCGAGTTCGTCGGTGACGAGACTCTCTCCGCCGTGTCTACCAACTGTCCTAAGCTCACACTCCTCCACATGGTTGACACAGCATCGCTGGCAAGTCCTAGAACTGTTCCAG GTAGTGAAGTAGGAGATGCAGCTGTCACGGCAGCGACGCTGATGGAGGTTTTCACAGCTCTACCGCATCTAGAGGAGCTCGTGCTTGACGTTGGTAAGAACGTGAAGCTTAGCGGTGTAGCATTAGAAGCGTTGAACACTAAATGCAAGAAGCTGAGAGCTTTGAAGCTAGGACAGTTCCAAGGGGTTTGCTCAGCGGTAGAGTGGGGGAAGTTTGACGGTGTGGCGTTATGTGGAGGGTTGTTGTCGTTGTCGGTTAAAAACTCTGTTGATTTGGGTGATATGGGTTTGATAACTATAGGGAAAGGATGTTGTAAGCTGAGTAAGTTTGAGATTCAAGGGTGTGAGAATGTGACGGTGAATGGGCTTAGAACAATGGTTACACTGCTTAGGAAGACATTGACTGATGTTAGAATCTCTTGCTGTAAGAATCTAGATGCGACAGCTTCTATAAAGGCCGTTGAGCCGATCTGTGATAGGATCAAGAAGCTGCATATTGATTGTGTTTGGTCTGGTTCAGAGGAGGAAGGTGGAGAAAGGGTGGAAACAAGTGAGactaatgatgatgatgatgatgatgatgatgatggtgatgattaTGAGAGGAGTCAGAAGAGGTGCAAGTATTCATCAGAGGATGTGAATGGGTTCTGTTCTGAAGACAGAGTGTGGGAGAAACTTGAGTATCTGTCTTTATGGATCAGTGTTGGTGAGTTTCTAACACCATTACCTCTGACAGGACTGGATGATTGTCCTAACTTGGAAGAGATTAGGATCAAGATAGAAGGTGACTGCAGAGGTAGACGCAGGCCTTCTGAGCCAGAGCTAGGCTTAAGCTGTCTAGCTCTCTATCCAAAGCTCTCAAAGATGCAACTAGACTGCGGTGACACTATCGGTTTCGCCTTGACGGCGCCGCCTATGCAGATGGATCTGAGCTTGTGGGAGAGATTCTTCTTGACTGGGATAGGAAACTTGAGCTTGAGCGAGCTAGATTACTGGCCACCGCAGGATAGAGATGTTAACCAGAGGAGTCTTTCTCTTCCTGGTGCCGGTTTGTTACAAGAATGCTTAACTCTGAGGAAGCTTTTTATTCATGGAACAGCTCATGAGCATTTCATGAACTTTTTGTTGAGAATACCAAACTTGAGAGATGTGCAGCTCAGAGAAGACTATTATCCAGCTCCTGAGAATGATATGAGCACAGAGATGAGAGTTGGTTCTTGTAGTAGATTTGAGGATCAGTTGAACAGCCGCATCATCATTGACTGA
- the LOC108851047 gene encoding serine/threonine-protein kinase CTR1-like: protein MGSNCCKCDRGAAEGSKITLDDLLKDQAIVLREMTMQETRNENMRETGTEDTKTDDVPSESESPSPTLRPLEVLQEPSLVSAGLHEKSSSSEELQRNIVRDGLPCYRASNILWSTGSFSEPIPNGFYSVILDDRFNLFERIPTLEELHALGDEGLKADVIIVDLDKDKKIERLMNLAIVEAQSNPAKTITIIGNLAVDFYKLSALRSPSVTAESSESHGFPLLGQISHGSCHARAILFKVLADAISIKSKLKLVKGCSSDQCCPSDLNSSASVDSYNHMSVVVILNTMEMLVDLKQCPVKLIPMSSNVSPLSVAEKCSSHSPLEPNSPMYGYIDHARSVGDVNEFLKQRLFSKEQDDNDSTESRDIRIWNEVLESPMFQNKPLLPNEECIIDFSTLKLRTRIGIGCFAEVFRGTWNETEVAVKIFTDQGVTVENIKDFCNEIFILSRIQHPNVIMFHGVCIKPPQLALVTEYVDKGSLYHLLHWTDEIKNLSWREKINILHDICRGLMCMHGMGIVHRDLKSANCLLSNDWTVKLCDFGLSIMMQGTTVNDAVPAGTPEWVAPEVIRNEPFSEKCDIYSFGVIMWELCTLSKPWEGVPKQKVVRTVANEGARLDIPEGPLTKLIEDCWSEEPEQRPSCPEILTYLEVSSLSL, encoded by the exons ATGGGATCTAACTGCTGCAAATGTGACCGAGGAGCCGCGGAAGGATCCAAAATAAC GTTAGACGACCTCCTTAAGGACCAAGCCATAG TCCTGAGAGAGATGACAATGCAAGAGACAAGAAATGAAAATATGAGAGAGACGGGAACAGAGGATACAAAAACTGATGATGTACCATCAGAATCAGAATCTCCAAGTCCAACTTTGAGGCCCTTAGAAGTTTTGCAGGAACCCAGTTTAGTTTCTGCTGGATTACATGAAAAAAGTTCTAGTAGTGAAGAATTGCAAAGAAATATTGTTAGAGATGGGTTGCCATGTTATAGAGCATCAAATATTCTTTGGAGTACTGGGTCATTTTCTGAACCGATCCCAAATGGTTTCTACTCTGTAATCCTG GATGATAGATTTAACCTTTTTGAAAGGATTCCTACATTGGAGGAACTTCATGCTCTGGGTGATGAAGGTCTAAAAGCTGATGTGATTATTGTAGATTTGGACAAAGATAAGAAGATTGAAAGGCTAATGAACTTGGCCATTGTTGAAGCACAATCAAATCCAGCTAAAACTATTACGATCATTGGTAATCTg GCGGTAGATTTTTATAAACTATCAGCTTTAAGAAGTCCTTCAGTAACTGCAGAGTCATCTGAAAGTCATGGTTTCCCACTACTAGGACAGATCAGTCATGGTTCTTGCCATGCTCGAGCCATCTTGTTTAAAGTTCTAGCTGATGCTATTAGCATTAAAAGTAAGCTGAAGCTTGTGAAG GGTTGTTCCAGTGATCAATGTTGTCCTAGTGATTTGAATTCTTCTGCTAGTGTCGACTCATATAACCATATGTCTGTTGTGGTTATCCTCAATACCATGGAAATGCTAGTGGACTTAAAGCAATGCCCTGTTAAGCTTATTCCCATGTCAAGCAATGTGTCTCCTCTTTCAGTTGCTGAGAAATGCTCTTCTCATTCACCATTGGAGCCAAATAGCCCCATGTACGGTTATATAGACCATGCAAG GTCAGTGGGAGATGTAAATGAATTCTTGAAGCAGAGACTCTTCTCAAAAGAGCAAGATGATAATGACAGCACTGAGAGCCGTGATATCCGTATCTGGAATGAAGTACTAGAATCTCCAATGTTCCAGAACAAGCCTTTGTTACCAAATGAAGAATGCATCATAGATTTCTCCACTTTGAAACTGCGGACTCGTATTGGAATAG GTTGTTTTGCAGAGGTCTTCCGTGGTACATGGAATGAAACAGAAGTTGCGGTCAAGATCTTTACTGATCAAGGAGTCACAGTTGAGAACATAAAAGATTTCTGCAATGAGATATTCATTCTTAG CCGTATTCAACATCCTAAtg TTATCATGTTTCATGGAGTATGCATAAAGCCTCCTCAGTTAGCACTGGTCACAGAGTATGTGGATAAAGGGTCCTTGTATCATTTGCTCCATTGGACTGACGAAATCAAGAACTTAAGCTGGCGAGAGAAGATAAATATATTGCATGACATTTGCAG GGGCTTAATGTGCATGCATGGGATGGGGATAGTCCACAGAGATCTAAAGAGTGCGAACTGTTTGCTGAGCAATGATTGGACAGTCAAGTTATGTGACTTTGGTCTCTCAATAATGATGCAAGGCACAACGGTGAATGACGCTGTACCTGCAGGAACACCAGAGTGGGTTGCTCCTGAAGTTATCCGCAATGAGCCCTTCTCCGAAAAATGCGATATCTATAGCTTTGGTGTGATCATGTGGGAGCTATGCACTCTATCCAAGCCATGGGAAGGAGTCCCAAAACAGAAG GTGGTTAGAACCGTTGCAAACGAGGGAGCTCGGCTAGATATACCTGAAGGACCATTAACCAAGCTTATAGAAG ATTGTTGGTCAGAAGAACCAGAGCAAAGACCAAGCTGTCCAGAGATACTGACCTATCTAGAAGTCTCTTCCCTGAGTCTGTAA
- the LOC108855015 gene encoding phospholipase A1-IIdelta, with protein MATTTPPWEELLGSKNWDTLLDPLDQSLRQLILRCGDFCQATYDAFVNDQNSKYCGASRYGKSSFFDKVMLESASDYTVTSFLYATARVSLPEGLLLRSQSRDSWDRESNWFGYIAVTSDERTKALGRREIYVALRGTSRNYEWINVLGARPTSADPLLTGPEQNGSGSKVTEAVSTYGSDSEDEEGCKVMLGWLTIYTSDHSESKFTKISLRLQLLTRIKELLLKYKDEKPSIVLTGHSLGATEAVLAAYDIAENASGDDVPVTGIVFGCPQVGNREFKDEVTRHKNLKILHVRNTIDLLTRYPGGLLGYVDIGTNFVIDTKKSPYLKDSRNPGDWHNLQAMLHVVAGWNGKKGEFKLMVKRSIALVNKSCEFLKDECLVPGSWWVEKNKGMIKDENGEWVIAAVEEEPEPEF; from the exons ATGGCTACAACAACACCACCATGGGAAGAGCTCTTAGGCTCCAAGAACTGGGACACTCTCCTAGACCCACTAGACCAATCACTTCGCCAGCTCATCCTCCGTTGCGGCGACTTTTGCCAAGCCACCTACGACGCTTTCGTCAACGACCAAAACTCCAAGTACTGCGGAGCCAGCCGTTACGGCAAGTCTTCCTTCTTCGACAAGGTCATGCTCGAGTCAGCTTCTGACTACACGGTCACGAGCTTCCTCTACGCCACGGCTCGTGTCTCTCTCCCCGAAGGTTTGCTTCTCCGCTCGCAGTCACGAGACTCTTGGGACCGTGAGTCTAACTGGTTCGGTTACATCGCTGTGACGTCTGACGAACGTACCAAGGCTTTGGGACGCCGTGAGATCTACGTGGCTCTTAGAGGGACGAGTAGGAACTATGAGTGGATTAATGTTTTGGGAGCTAGGCCTACTTCAGCTGACCCGCTGCTGACCGGACCGGAACAGAACGGTTCTGGTTCTAAGGTAACTGAAGCTGTTAGTACTTATGGTAGCGACAGTGAAGACGAAGAAGGGTGTAAGGTGATGCTCGGCTGGCTCACAATCTACACTTCTGATCACTCAGAATCGAAGTTCACTAAGATAAGTCTACGGCTACAGTTGTTAACTAGGATCAAGGAGCTTCTGTTGAAGTATAAGGACGAGAAGCCGAGCATTGTGTTGACTGGACATAGCTTGGGAGCCACTGAGGCTGTCCTCGCAGCCTATGACATAGCTGAGAACGCTTCCGGTGATGATGTTCCGGTCACTGGGATCGTATTTGGCTGTCCACAAGTGGGGAACAGGGAGTTCAAGGACGAAGTAACGCGTCACAAGAACTTGAAGATCCTTCATGTGAGGAACACGATTGATCTCTTGACTCGATATCCAGGAGGACTCTTGGGGTATGTTGATATAGGAACCAACTTTGTGATTGATACAAAGAAGTCACCTTACCTGAAGGATTCAAGGAATCCAGGGGACTGGCACAATCTTCAG GCAATGCTCCATGTGGTTGCAGGATGGAATGGTAAGAAAGGAGAGTTTAAGCTGATGGTGAAGAGAAGTATTGCACTAGTGAACAAGTCATGTGAGTTCTTGAAAGATGAGTGTTTAGTTCCAGGTTCTTGGTGGGTAGAGAAGAACAAAGGAATGATCAAGGATGAAAATGGTGAATGGGTCATTGCTGCAGTTGAAGAAGAACCTGAACCTGAATTCTAA
- the LOC108855016 gene encoding uncharacterized protein LOC108855016, translating to MAGEEFLKLFEHNWSERLIFKKDKDPLKLNEEVGEKMEDKEDEAVKNILVKRAMSDETMMMMTSSVSSSEGFFSSPRSVLAVKASQTKLQTILSGKEVNEFSTAERDRVLSEKSEKEEQRKKKQNDVRRRTRKGKSMSDLEFEELKGFLDLGFVFSEEDQRDSELVSILPGLQRLVKKDGGVGDVTEEEDISNINRPYLSEAWDHCGGRKGKRHITPAIKWKVAAAPEVKEVELKDHLKQWAHAVASTIR from the coding sequence atggcTGGAGAGGAGTTCTTGAAACTGTTCGAGCACAACTGGTCGGAGAGACTGATCTTCAAGAAAGACAAAGACCCTTTGAAACTCAACGAAGAAGTTGGAGAGAAAATGgaagataaagaagatgaaGCTGTGAAGAATATTCTTGTGAAGAGGGCTATGAGTGAtgagacgatgatgatgatgacgagtTCTGTTTCATCATCAGAAGGTTTCTTCTCATCTCCTAGATCGGTCTTAGCCGTTAAAGCATCGCAGACGAAGCTCCAGACGATTCTCTCCGGGAAAGAAGTCAACGAGTTCTCAACTGCGGAAAGAGACAGAGTACTTTCTGAAAAGTCAGAGAAGGaagaacagaggaagaagaagcagaacGATGTAAGAAGAAGAACTAGAAAGGGGAAGAGTATGTCGGATTTGGAGTTCGAGGAGCTTAAAGGGTTTCTTGATCTTGGTTTTGTCTTCTCCGAGGAAGACCAAAGAGATTCAGAGCTGGTCTCGATTCTTCCTGGATTGCAAAGGTTAGTGAAGAAAGATGGTGGAGTAGGGGATgtaacagaggaagaagacataAGCAACATAAACAGACCGTATTTGTCGGAAGCATGGGATCATTGCGGAGGGAGAAAAGGGAAGAGGCATATAACGCCGGCGATAAAGTGGAAAGTTGCAGCTGCGCCGGAGGTGAAAGAAGTTGAGTTGAAAGATCATTTGAAACAGTGGGCTCATGCGGTGGCTTCCACTATCAGATGA
- the LOC108851048 gene encoding B3 domain-containing protein At3g25182-like, translated as MANGDVGMEELMPFKKRRSLRVVVELPVNVKEKIVEMGGTQETLITKRTLTTTDVDKGQSHLSIPMSSLLTHSFMTSDEKEKIENRVKGDKEGGLTVEVIDPKLKVWELKLRSNMKKTSSLYLLAYQWNHVVKHNDFKQGDELQLWSFRSQQKLCLALVLLQGEERL; from the coding sequence ATGGCGAATGGAGATGTTGGTATGGAAGAGCTTATGCCCTTCAAAAAACGTCGTTCTCTTCGTGTCGTCGTGGAGCTGCCCGTAAACGTTAAGGAAAAGATAGTGGAGATGGGGGGCACACAAGAGACGCTGATAACCAAGAGGACGTTGACTACAACGGACGTGGATAAAGGTCAGTCACATTTATCTATACCCATGAGTAGTCTTCTGACACATAGTTTCATGACGTCTGATGAAAAGGAGAAGATAGAAAATCGAGTAAAAGGGGATAAAGAAGGAGGTTTAACAGTGGAAGTTATCGATCCTAAGTTAAAAGTATGGGAGCTGAAGTTGAGAAGTAATATGAAGAAGACTAGTTCGTTGTATTTGTTGGCGTATCAATGGAACCATGTGGTCAAACATAATGATTTTAAACAAGGTGATGAGCTGCAGCTTTGGTCTTTTAGGTCTCAGCAAAAGCTATGCCTTGCGCTTGTCTTGCTTCAAGGAGAAGAAAGGTTATGA
- the LOC108853330 gene encoding uncharacterized protein LOC108853330 isoform X2 produces the protein MTPNLRSLVAKAHRVRQGRTFSSSSSSSSSSSAPNPIDNKGSYMEGDDTDKFEEKMKAKQKDALDALAKEREQRFGFDQNKTRVL, from the exons ATGACGCCGAACCTGAGATCTTTGGTTGCTAAG GCTCACCGCGTTCGTCAAGGACGtactttctcttcttcctcctcctcctcctcctcctcctcagctCCCAATCCTATCGACAACAAAG GTTCTTACATGGAGGGAGATGACACCGACAAATTTGAGGAGAAGATGAAAGCG aaaCAGAAAGATGCTTTGGATGCCTTGGCCAAGGAGCGAGAGCAGCGGTTTGggtttgaccaaaacaaaaccagGGTTCTATAG
- the LOC108853330 gene encoding uncharacterized protein LOC108853330 isoform X1, protein MTPNLRSLVAKAHRVRQGRTFSSSSSSSSSSSAPNPIDNKGGRSSIVSNFVSRCLLVMSGFGIGSYMEGDDTDKFEEKMKAKQKDALDALAKEREQRFGFDQNKTRVL, encoded by the exons ATGACGCCGAACCTGAGATCTTTGGTTGCTAAG GCTCACCGCGTTCGTCAAGGACGtactttctcttcttcctcctcctcctcctcctcctcctcagctCCCAATCCTATCGACAACAAAG GAGGAAGAAGTTCTATTGTCTCTAATTTCGTAAGTCGATGTTTGTTAGTGATGTCGGGATTCGGCATAG GTTCTTACATGGAGGGAGATGACACCGACAAATTTGAGGAGAAGATGAAAGCG aaaCAGAAAGATGCTTTGGATGCCTTGGCCAAGGAGCGAGAGCAGCGGTTTGggtttgaccaaaacaaaaccagGGTTCTATAG
- the LOC108851465 gene encoding protein SYM1: protein MDALGGCGGANGFWGWNGFNQRRKKKNNSSGDRRNQRNSGSSDSVDVSRDSSGYRFPLKQAVTAGALTFTGDTIAQLSGRWKKRAAALKQSSSDKPDEEELWNIFSEHDWVRALRMSSYGFLLYGPGSYAWYQYLDRSLPKPTATNIVLKVVLNQVILGPSVIAVIFAWNNLWLGKISELGNKYQKDALPTLLYGLRFWVPVSILNFWVVPLQARVAFMSMGSVFWNFYLSSTLSN, encoded by the exons ATGGACGCATTGGGTGGTTGCGGCGGCGCTAACGGTTTCTGGGGATGGAACGGCTTCAATCaacggaggaagaagaagaacaactcTTCCGGCGATAGACGCAATCAAAGGAACTCTGGATCTTCCGATTCCGTCGACGTGAGCAGAGACTCCAGTGGCTATCGTTTTCCGTTAAAGCAAGCTGTGACGGCCGGTGCGCTCACTTTCACCGGTGACACGATTGCTCAGTTGTCTGGGAGGTGGAAGAAGAGAGCCGCCGCTCTTAAACAATCGTCTTCTGATAAACCAGACGAG GAGGAACTGTGGAACATTTTCTCAGAACATGACTGGGTTCGTGCACTGAGGATGAGTAGTTATGGGTTTCTCTTGTACGGTCCTGGTTCTTATGCATGGTATCAGTACCTTGACCGTTCTTTGCCAAAACCAACCGCGACCAATATTGTGCTTAAG GTTGTGCTTAACCAAGTGATCCTCGGTCCATCTGTGATCGCTGTTATATTCGCTTGGAACAACTTGTGGCTGGGAAAGATCTCTGAGCTTGGAAACAAGTATCAGAAAGATGCTCTTCCAACGCTCCTTTATG GGTTGCGCTTCTGGGTTCCTGTTAGCATACTTAACTTTTG GGTAGTGCCGCTTCAAGCTCGTGTAGCTTTCATGTCAATGGGTTCTGTGTTTTGGAACTTCTACTTGTCTTCAACTTTGAGCAATTAG